In Mongoliitalea daihaiensis, one DNA window encodes the following:
- a CDS encoding restriction endonuclease, whose protein sequence is MNYWLHRISHVAELSYPLLDRGYLTIGFSDFSYKEMIDCVLEDDWAYFNQQFQDFWGRIPRPRYSLWNFLKMSKGDLVIVPSQGTFAVCEIIDQRPLLIAETFSEDLKSWDGKPISTNGIHLISPHGNAFDLGFARKVKILYKQIPRDKFADAQLTARMKIRQTNAAINDLKTSIETSIENFIANKPIHLHALIIDKTANFVLDTIQNELNPDKFEKLIQAYFKTIGATEVAIPAKNGRNKEGDADIVAVFEPIKLIIYTQAKFQKGQINEWGTNQILDYKTNQESIADGYNKVAWVITTANTFNERAENLAKENEVQLINGLEFSKMLLNAGIRSMDTFL, encoded by the coding sequence ATGAATTATTGGCTTCATAGAATTTCGCACGTTGCGGAGTTGTCCTATCCCCTGTTGGACAGAGGATACCTAACTATTGGATTTTCAGACTTTTCTTACAAAGAAATGATCGATTGCGTTTTAGAAGACGATTGGGCCTACTTCAATCAACAGTTTCAGGACTTCTGGGGCAGAATACCTAGACCAAGATATAGCCTTTGGAATTTTCTAAAAATGTCCAAGGGAGATCTGGTGATAGTTCCAAGTCAAGGAACATTTGCTGTCTGCGAAATTATAGACCAAAGACCTCTATTGATTGCCGAGACATTTTCAGAGGACCTGAAGTCTTGGGATGGCAAACCCATTTCAACAAATGGAATCCACTTAATTTCTCCACATGGGAATGCCTTCGACTTGGGTTTTGCCAGAAAGGTTAAAATACTTTACAAACAAATTCCCAGGGACAAATTCGCAGATGCCCAATTGACCGCAAGAATGAAAATCAGACAAACCAATGCAGCTATTAATGATTTAAAAACAAGTATTGAAACGAGCATTGAAAATTTCATAGCAAACAAACCCATTCATTTGCATGCATTGATAATTGACAAGACAGCAAATTTTGTTCTGGATACCATTCAAAATGAATTGAACCCTGACAAGTTTGAGAAATTAATACAAGCCTACTTCAAAACCATTGGGGCCACCGAAGTTGCTATTCCTGCTAAAAATGGGAGAAATAAAGAGGGAGATGCGGATATTGTGGCTGTTTTCGAGCCTATCAAATTGATAATTTACACTCAGGCAAAATTTCAAAAAGGGCAGATCAACGAATGGGGCACCAATCAAATCCTAGATTACAAAACCAATCAGGAAAGTATAGCAGATGGTTACAATAAAGTTGCCTGGGTAATTACAACAGCCAACACTTTCAATGAAAGGGCTGAAAACTTGGCCAAAGAAAATGAAGTCCAATTGATCAACGGACTTGAATTTTCTAAAATGTTATTGAATGCAGGAATCAGGTCCATGGATACTTTCCTGTAA
- a CDS encoding DUF6503 family protein, producing the protein MKKFIVLGLLISFLVGCKENNPAQEIVDKAITAHGGKSFEQSTIEFDFRERSYSIFKSPEAFEYSREFTDSTGLIKDVLNNAGFTRTVNGVEVSLEEKQIAAFTNSVNSVAYFAFLPYGLNDAAAIKTSLGQVTMEGKPYELVKVTFVEEGGGEDFEDEFLYWFDADTFKLAYLAYSFHTNEGGVRFRKAIREHAVNGLILLDYENYKPKIKDTPLEDLAALFEAGELELLSEIEMEDVRVKSKQ; encoded by the coding sequence ATGAAAAAATTTATAGTATTGGGACTGCTGATCAGTTTCCTTGTTGGATGTAAGGAAAATAACCCAGCGCAGGAGATTGTTGACAAGGCGATCACTGCCCATGGAGGGAAGTCATTTGAACAATCAACCATTGAGTTTGACTTCCGGGAGCGCAGCTACAGTATTTTCAAATCTCCAGAAGCATTTGAGTATAGCCGTGAGTTTACTGATTCTACGGGTCTCATCAAGGATGTGCTCAACAATGCGGGCTTCACCCGGACGGTGAATGGTGTAGAGGTAAGTTTGGAGGAAAAGCAAATTGCTGCTTTTACCAATTCGGTCAACTCAGTAGCCTATTTTGCTTTTTTACCTTACGGCCTAAACGATGCTGCGGCCATCAAAACATCCCTTGGACAAGTGACAATGGAAGGAAAACCATACGAATTGGTCAAAGTAACCTTTGTTGAAGAAGGTGGAGGCGAAGATTTTGAGGATGAATTTTTGTATTGGTTTGATGCAGACACATTCAAACTAGCCTACTTAGCCTATTCTTTCCATACCAATGAAGGCGGAGTTCGCTTCCGCAAAGCCATCCGCGAACATGCTGTCAATGGGCTTATCCTTCTAGACTATGAGAACTACAAACCCAAAATCAAAGACACACCGCTAGAGGACCTGGCTGCCTTATTTGAAGCAGGAGAGTTGGAGTTACTGTCGGAAATTGAGATGGAGGATGTGAGAGTGAAAAGTAAGCAGTGA
- a CDS encoding FtsH/Yme1/Tma family ATP-dependent metallopeptidase yields MDLHKRQQELLEKQVILQQAKETLKREFVGIDGVIEEVVDAMSSWYLFPDIQEKPVIINLWGLTGVGKSSLVNRLVQLIGMEQKYFSFDLGETDNRDWNVQRTLEEIYDNVNGYPVILALDEFQNVRTLDDLGREKEKSPSRVIWQLLDSGKFKVSKFNLHLDELFEFIQRIRFLISNGVVVKNGMVVENQNYFIQKMHLKDVYMVYGEDEKSSFLRTDEVLFVPSKVYGIIYSFAKDRFSNKIEFEEKLLTFDGYETLSFLLEVFDLANSPKKVDCSKGLIFVMGNLDEAYTMSHNFNPDMDADEFHEQSLKITVPHIKKALQKRFRNEQIARLGNLHIIYPAFSKASFQKIIALELAKIEEKILHNQGIRMLIDATVHELIYKEAVYPTQGTRPIFTTIHQVIHSKLGRIITEMILNKLNVCCVKVKAKGENIQVEYYQGESVVHMFFLEQPLVLEELRKSKQDDFQAISAVHEAGHAIISTILLRTIPEVVVSKSAEVGTGGFVHTKFKWKYISKKEIINRLALFLGGYVAERLVFGEENLTTGAENDIKKATVFITGMLKEAGMGDVPGTFDAKGVETKYYLHDEANKLNQEAEFWILKAMDLAEKTLVEQKVWLLKMSDFLSDHSQMRKESILEMTKKYAVNFELNSLIEEGDFLFYRKHLKDQVSGLEIINPPKPVKDAWGMSLNRIDRGGAVEL; encoded by the coding sequence ATGGACTTACACAAAAGACAACAAGAGCTATTAGAGAAACAAGTTATTCTCCAACAAGCCAAAGAAACATTGAAGCGAGAGTTTGTAGGAATTGACGGAGTCATTGAAGAGGTCGTCGATGCTATGAGTTCTTGGTACCTATTTCCAGATATTCAGGAAAAACCGGTAATTATCAATTTATGGGGATTGACTGGAGTGGGTAAATCCTCATTGGTCAACCGATTGGTACAGTTGATAGGCATGGAGCAAAAGTATTTTAGCTTTGACCTGGGAGAAACTGATAACAGAGATTGGAATGTTCAAAGGACCTTGGAAGAAATTTATGATAACGTCAATGGATATCCTGTTATCCTCGCCTTGGATGAATTTCAGAATGTCAGAACACTTGATGATTTGGGGAGAGAAAAGGAGAAGAGTCCTTCCCGAGTAATCTGGCAGTTATTGGATTCGGGAAAATTTAAGGTTTCTAAATTCAATTTGCATTTGGATGAATTGTTTGAGTTTATACAGCGTATTCGCTTTCTTATTTCGAATGGAGTAGTGGTTAAAAATGGAATGGTAGTGGAAAACCAAAATTACTTCATTCAAAAAATGCATTTGAAAGATGTCTACATGGTTTATGGAGAGGATGAGAAAAGCTCATTTTTAAGAACTGATGAAGTACTATTTGTCCCTTCTAAAGTATATGGCATCATTTACAGTTTTGCTAAAGATCGCTTTTCGAATAAAATTGAATTTGAGGAAAAATTATTAACATTTGATGGCTATGAAACCCTTTCCTTTTTACTGGAAGTTTTTGATTTGGCCAATAGTCCTAAGAAGGTGGACTGTTCTAAAGGATTGATTTTTGTCATGGGTAATTTAGATGAGGCGTATACGATGAGCCATAATTTCAACCCGGATATGGATGCGGATGAATTTCACGAACAGTCCCTCAAAATCACTGTCCCCCATATCAAGAAAGCTTTGCAGAAGCGCTTTCGAAATGAGCAGATTGCACGCTTAGGAAATCTTCATATCATTTACCCAGCCTTCAGCAAGGCATCCTTTCAGAAAATTATCGCCTTGGAATTGGCAAAAATTGAGGAAAAGATACTCCACAACCAAGGGATAAGAATGCTTATAGATGCTACGGTTCATGAGTTGATCTACAAAGAAGCAGTATACCCTACACAAGGCACACGACCGATTTTTACTACTATCCATCAAGTTATCCATTCAAAGTTGGGCAGGATCATTACAGAAATGATATTGAATAAGTTGAATGTTTGTTGTGTCAAGGTGAAGGCTAAGGGGGAAAATATACAGGTTGAATATTATCAGGGAGAAAGCGTAGTTCACATGTTTTTCCTTGAGCAGCCATTAGTATTGGAGGAGCTGAGAAAAAGTAAGCAGGACGATTTTCAGGCCATTTCAGCCGTTCATGAAGCAGGTCATGCCATCATTTCGACTATCTTGCTTCGTACCATTCCGGAAGTTGTTGTTTCCAAATCAGCTGAGGTGGGGACAGGTGGTTTTGTCCATACCAAATTCAAATGGAAGTACATTTCCAAAAAAGAAATCATCAACCGCTTGGCCTTGTTTTTAGGGGGCTATGTGGCTGAGCGCTTGGTTTTCGGGGAAGAAAACCTCACCACGGGTGCAGAGAATGACATTAAGAAAGCCACTGTTTTTATTACAGGGATGTTGAAAGAGGCGGGAATGGGTGACGTTCCAGGAACTTTTGATGCAAAAGGGGTTGAAACAAAATACTATCTTCACGACGAAGCGAATAAATTGAATCAAGAGGCAGAGTTCTGGATTTTAAAGGCAATGGACTTGGCTGAAAAAACATTGGTTGAGCAAAAGGTATGGTTACTGAAAATGTCCGATTTTCTAAGTGACCATAGTCAGATGCGGAAGGAATCGATTCTTGAAATGACTAAAAAATACGCTGTAAATTTTGAACTGAATAGCCTTATTGAAGAAGGGGATTTTCTTTTTTACCGAAAGCATTTGAAAGATCAGGTTTCAGGTCTTGAAATCATTAACCCTCCAAAGCCTGTTAAAGATGCTTGGGGAATGTCTTTGAATAGGATAGATAGGGGAGGAGCAGTAGAATTATGA
- a CDS encoding tetratricopeptide repeat protein, with protein MLTGSTIVYQCPKCGQLVLGQSILSVNDIKAKYYSDGRMEGPYFCEQNSITECPACSKVFWLDPKNQVDEFHEDYDRGDPQIANHYHSLGDWAPRLDIQGWRRAISEKVFGNLKEELFLQKSLLWELNKYFLKHCEWESSEQLKLWEDTIQDLLLIIQPQRPQEYLLKAELQRNLGQFEQALESLDKITDQDYLAKAYQLHQRILAQDRWVFRFQVPSWLWFLDSE; from the coding sequence ATGCTTACAGGCTCCACCATCGTGTATCAATGCCCCAAGTGTGGGCAACTAGTGCTAGGGCAAAGTATTTTGTCTGTCAATGACATAAAAGCAAAGTATTATTCGGATGGCCGAATGGAAGGCCCCTATTTTTGCGAGCAAAACAGCATCACGGAATGTCCTGCTTGTAGTAAGGTCTTTTGGTTAGACCCCAAAAACCAGGTGGATGAATTTCACGAGGATTATGATAGAGGAGATCCCCAAATAGCAAACCATTATCATAGCCTTGGAGATTGGGCACCCCGTTTGGATATACAGGGTTGGCGTAGGGCTATCAGTGAAAAGGTCTTTGGTAATTTAAAAGAAGAATTGTTTCTTCAGAAAAGCTTGCTTTGGGAGTTGAATAAGTATTTTTTGAAGCATTGTGAATGGGAGAGTTCAGAACAGCTAAAATTATGGGAGGATACTATTCAGGATCTTCTTCTTATCATCCAACCCCAGAGACCTCAAGAGTACTTATTGAAAGCAGAATTGCAACGCAATCTTGGACAGTTTGAACAAGCCTTGGAAAGTCTCGATAAGATCACAGACCAGGATTATTTAGCCAAAGCTTATCAACTGCATCAGCGGATTCTAGCGCAAGATCGATGGGTGTTTCGGTTTCAGGTCCCGAGTTGGTTATGGTTTTTGGATTCGGAATGA
- a CDS encoding baeRF3 domain-containing protein, with protein MTTKLTPELIKELLAETAKPCISLYMPTHRSHPENIQDTIRFKNLLKKVKESLSEKLPAGEITELMEPIEALGENKDFWNHTTEGLAVLRSAERFVVIHLPVPVGELAIVSENFHTRSLRRYLQSADRYHVLGLSQHEFNLYEGNRHALVEIVLQEDIPNTIETALGDELTDGHVTVASYGGAGGESSNMHHGHGGKKDEVDIDADRFFAIVADTVHRNFSNPSGFPLVLAALTEHHDRFQQINENPMLLPDGIEINAQSVSIKKLATLAWEVMEPVYFKKLEDIVGKYQQAKANGLGSDNIDDVTDAAESGRVDTLLIEEGRIIAKRLRNKITGTFEMMDLTQPKLDDLLDDIGELVNKMGGTVWIIPQDKMPSTSGLAAIFRY; from the coding sequence ATGACTACTAAACTTACGCCTGAGTTAATTAAAGAACTGCTTGCAGAAACTGCGAAACCCTGTATTTCTCTTTACATGCCAACGCATCGTAGCCATCCAGAGAATATTCAGGATACTATTCGTTTTAAGAACCTTTTGAAAAAGGTAAAGGAGTCATTATCAGAAAAACTTCCTGCAGGTGAAATTACTGAGTTGATGGAACCAATTGAAGCGCTTGGCGAAAACAAGGACTTTTGGAATCACACCACAGAAGGACTTGCTGTTCTTCGCTCTGCGGAGCGCTTTGTGGTTATACATTTACCGGTACCAGTAGGGGAACTTGCGATTGTTTCGGAAAACTTCCATACCAGATCACTGAGACGTTATTTGCAGTCGGCAGATCGATATCATGTCCTGGGTTTAAGTCAGCATGAATTTAACCTTTATGAAGGCAACCGTCATGCACTTGTTGAAATAGTGCTTCAGGAGGATATTCCGAATACAATAGAAACAGCACTTGGAGATGAATTGACGGATGGACATGTAACTGTTGCCTCTTATGGAGGGGCAGGCGGCGAAAGTTCCAATATGCATCATGGACACGGTGGAAAAAAGGATGAAGTGGATATTGATGCGGATAGATTTTTCGCTATCGTAGCCGACACGGTACATAGAAATTTTTCTAATCCCAGTGGTTTCCCTTTGGTTCTTGCCGCTTTAACCGAACACCATGACCGGTTTCAGCAAATAAATGAAAATCCTATGCTGTTGCCAGATGGAATTGAAATAAATGCACAATCTGTTTCGATAAAAAAACTGGCAACATTAGCTTGGGAAGTCATGGAGCCGGTCTATTTTAAGAAGCTTGAGGATATAGTAGGCAAATACCAACAAGCAAAAGCCAATGGTTTAGGAAGTGACAATATCGATGATGTCACCGATGCCGCTGAAAGCGGAAGAGTGGATACACTTCTGATTGAAGAAGGCCGAATCATTGCCAAGCGCCTGAGAAACAAAATCACTGGCACCTTTGAAATGATGGATTTAACACAACCTAAGTTGGACGATTTACTCGATGACATAGGCGAGTTGGTAAATAAAATGGGGGGCACCGTATGGATTATCCCACAGGATAAAATGCCCTCTACTTCTGGCCTTGCAGCCATATTTAGGTATTGA
- a CDS encoding helix-turn-helix transcriptional regulator, translating into MSKLTSLIRQTEIIKLAKRKAFDWETLDKHLARKEEELGHELCISKRTFNRDLSEIASLFGIDISFDFKTALYSIVPGDSSEENTHLLEAFDMLQVFGQQRKVPSYLLFEQRKARGTEHLTPILAAIQQQQLIAIHYEKYWMGQFQDRTLQPLALKEFKRRWYLLALDEGKVFKVFGLDRIRNLDILQERFQTLQNMDFERYFQDVFGIINTPGNPVEDVILTFTEFKGRYIKSLPLHRSQEILVEDGQLLTIRLRVKIEYELVAEILSHGDEVRVEGPERLREIVKKKAENVIKGILLT; encoded by the coding sequence ATGAGCAAATTAACATCTCTGATCCGGCAGACAGAAATCATCAAATTGGCCAAAAGAAAAGCATTTGATTGGGAGACTTTGGATAAGCATTTGGCGCGCAAGGAAGAGGAACTTGGGCATGAACTCTGCATTTCCAAAAGGACCTTCAACAGAGACCTTTCAGAAATTGCCTCTCTTTTTGGTATTGATATTTCCTTTGACTTTAAGACTGCGCTTTATAGCATTGTACCGGGGGATAGCAGTGAAGAAAACACCCACTTGCTAGAAGCTTTTGACATGCTTCAGGTCTTTGGTCAGCAACGAAAGGTCCCCTCCTACCTGCTTTTTGAGCAGAGAAAAGCCAGAGGGACTGAGCACCTTACACCAATCCTAGCAGCCATCCAACAGCAACAATTGATTGCCATCCACTACGAAAAATACTGGATGGGTCAATTTCAGGACAGAACCTTACAACCCCTTGCGTTAAAGGAATTCAAACGGCGCTGGTACCTGCTTGCCTTGGATGAAGGCAAGGTGTTCAAGGTTTTTGGATTGGATAGAATTCGAAATTTGGATATCCTGCAAGAACGATTTCAAACTCTACAAAACATGGACTTTGAGCGGTATTTCCAAGATGTATTCGGTATCATCAATACTCCTGGAAATCCTGTAGAGGATGTAATCCTAACATTCACTGAATTCAAGGGTCGCTATATCAAATCCCTTCCCCTCCACCGCAGTCAGGAAATCCTGGTAGAAGATGGGCAACTTCTAACAATCCGCCTCCGAGTCAAAATCGAATACGAGCTAGTAGCCGAAATCCTCTCCCATGGTGATGAAGTAAGGGTTGAGGGGCCGGAAAGATTAAGGGAAATTGTAAAGAAGAAAGCGGAAAATGTAATCAAAGGAATTTTATTAACCTAG
- a CDS encoding HPF/RaiA family ribosome-associated protein gives MTIQFNTDKSVPNNDEFTAIFLRMIEEGLNRYDHHITRLEVHLSDEDGLKEGVSTKRCLLEARLKGRQPFSVINQSDTYDQAISGALDKLTTSLDTILGRLGNHQRKRIDKTGI, from the coding sequence ATGACCATTCAATTTAACACAGATAAAAGCGTACCGAATAACGATGAGTTTACGGCTATTTTCCTACGCATGATCGAAGAAGGACTTAACCGCTATGATCACCATATAACCCGATTGGAAGTTCATCTTTCCGATGAAGATGGGTTAAAAGAAGGTGTATCAACAAAACGATGTTTACTGGAAGCACGGCTAAAAGGACGCCAACCTTTTTCGGTGATCAATCAATCTGACACCTATGATCAGGCCATATCCGGGGCATTGGATAAATTGACAACCTCACTGGATACAATTCTTGGTCGGTTAGGCAATCATCAGCGAAAAAGGATCGATAAAACCGGTATTTGA
- a CDS encoding carotene biosynthesis protein: MKVFVNWISPIFFLIILMGMAYGLERTDAWALQVCYAILFGLFLFSYWRSQEIGFVRLLVIGCLSRLLLIPHTPFLSDDFYRFLFDGHLILQGINPYTYLPQEALQQVSENSLSYMSLLVEQMNSSSYFSIYPPLHQVFFVGAALGGQSLVWNLILLRLPLILVDMGVLFFLWKLLPLWNQDRSKVLLYWLNPLIILELTGNVHFEGLVLLGLLGSIWFFKTSKPMTSASLWGFAIGVKLLPAIMGAVWLRVFPPLKHTRFWLTFTFICLIVLFPLFQADTFHNFYQSFRLYQSSFEFNASLYYVLRFLSSFWLDYNPIGTLGPVLNFLAIIGMLFFAWRQPKPIDLATGFVGTYGIYLVVQTTVHPWYIIPMLGLSLLTRYSSPLLWSALVFLSYTAYTSDPTEELTLLLLVQYIPLLIFAAKELFDPNQDIPETP, encoded by the coding sequence ATGAAGGTTTTTGTCAACTGGATTAGCCCTATTTTTTTTCTGATTATACTCATGGGCATGGCTTATGGCTTGGAACGCACAGATGCTTGGGCGCTACAGGTTTGTTATGCCATACTTTTTGGACTGTTTTTATTCAGCTATTGGAGATCTCAAGAAATTGGCTTTGTAAGGTTATTAGTAATTGGATGCTTAAGCCGGTTGCTACTGATCCCCCATACGCCATTCTTATCGGATGACTTTTATCGCTTTCTCTTTGATGGACATCTGATCCTACAGGGTATCAACCCCTACACCTACCTCCCACAAGAAGCGTTGCAGCAGGTATCAGAAAACAGCTTATCCTATATGAGTTTACTAGTAGAGCAGATGAACTCTTCTTCCTATTTTTCGATCTATCCTCCACTTCATCAAGTCTTTTTTGTAGGGGCTGCCTTAGGTGGGCAATCCCTAGTCTGGAATCTTATTTTGTTAAGATTACCGCTGATTTTGGTAGATATGGGCGTTCTGTTTTTTCTTTGGAAATTACTGCCCCTATGGAATCAAGACCGATCTAAGGTTCTGCTGTATTGGCTCAATCCCTTGATTATCTTAGAACTGACGGGAAATGTACATTTTGAGGGGTTGGTTCTACTGGGACTTTTGGGTAGCATATGGTTTTTCAAAACCTCTAAACCTATGACAAGTGCAAGCCTGTGGGGTTTTGCGATTGGCGTAAAACTCCTTCCTGCGATTATGGGAGCTGTGTGGCTTCGGGTATTTCCTCCATTGAAGCATACAAGATTTTGGCTGACTTTTACATTCATTTGCTTAATTGTTCTATTCCCTCTCTTTCAAGCAGATACCTTTCATAATTTCTACCAAAGTTTTCGTCTGTACCAAAGCAGTTTTGAATTTAATGCTTCGCTTTACTATGTTCTTCGTTTTCTCAGCTCTTTTTGGTTGGATTACAACCCTATTGGCACCCTAGGGCCGGTTTTAAATTTCTTGGCTATCATCGGCATGCTGTTTTTTGCTTGGCGTCAACCTAAGCCAATAGATTTGGCAACAGGATTTGTTGGTACTTATGGAATTTACTTAGTAGTTCAGACCACTGTGCACCCCTGGTACATCATCCCCATGCTCGGGCTTAGTTTATTGACTCGATACAGCAGCCCTTTACTTTGGTCTGCTCTGGTTTTTTTATCCTATACAGCCTATACAAGTGATCCTACCGAAGAGTTGACATTACTATTGTTGGTTCAGTACATTCCCTTGCTTATTTTTGCAGCTAAGGAATTGTTCGATCCTAATCAAGACATTCCAGAGACACCATGA
- a CDS encoding DEAD/DEAH box helicase produces MENDAQRLAQQFLNNLGIDALNEMQQAFIEATTKNPNLMLLAPTGSGKTVAFLFPLIKNLDPTSRSTQALIIVPSRELAIQIEQVFKSLKTGYRVSTCYGGHSMKLEKNSLGELPELVIGTPGRLSDHVNQGSLDTSAIQTVVLDEFDKSLQLGFHEQLRDIFRKLISVQNHYLTSATKMGRLPDFIPFDNPPVVDFLQQQQESKLELKLVRTNTKEKIQNLMRLISHFQGESSIVFCNHREAVDRISLLLGDHGYEHAVLHGGMEQLDREKNLIKFRSGVVNLLIATDLASRGLDIPEIKHIVHYQVPPKEDAFIHRNGRTARMHASGQGHLILAEDEDFPEYLDEKRMEEVEIDETIASEPTGFSLLYFSAGKKDKISKGDIVGFLIKIGKANNDDIGLITIMDFASYVAVKRNVAPSLVKKLNGEKLKKSKVKVAEAN; encoded by the coding sequence ATGGAAAATGATGCACAAAGACTAGCACAACAATTTTTAAACAACCTAGGTATAGATGCTTTGAATGAGATGCAGCAGGCATTTATTGAAGCAACTACAAAAAATCCAAACTTGATGTTGTTAGCACCAACAGGTTCAGGTAAGACAGTGGCATTTTTATTTCCACTAATCAAGAATTTGGATCCTACTTCCAGAAGTACACAAGCACTTATAATTGTTCCCTCCCGTGAGTTGGCCATACAGATTGAACAGGTCTTTAAATCCCTGAAAACGGGTTATCGCGTGAGTACTTGCTACGGAGGACATTCCATGAAATTGGAGAAAAACAGTTTGGGAGAATTGCCTGAATTGGTCATTGGTACACCTGGAAGGCTTTCCGACCATGTAAACCAAGGCTCACTCGATACCTCTGCTATCCAAACGGTGGTTTTGGACGAATTTGACAAATCCCTTCAACTCGGGTTTCATGAGCAACTGAGGGATATATTCAGAAAACTTATCAGTGTTCAAAACCATTACCTGACCTCAGCAACGAAAATGGGACGTCTGCCTGACTTTATTCCCTTTGATAATCCTCCGGTAGTGGATTTTCTTCAGCAACAGCAAGAGTCTAAGCTGGAATTGAAACTTGTTCGTACGAACACCAAGGAAAAAATCCAGAACTTGATGCGTTTGATTTCGCATTTTCAGGGAGAATCAAGTATTGTTTTCTGCAATCATCGAGAGGCAGTTGACCGCATTAGCTTGTTGTTGGGGGATCATGGCTATGAACATGCAGTGTTGCATGGCGGTATGGAGCAGTTGGATCGGGAGAAAAATCTAATCAAATTCAGAAGCGGGGTGGTAAATTTATTAATTGCTACTGATTTGGCTTCCAGAGGATTGGACATTCCGGAAATCAAGCATATTGTCCACTACCAAGTTCCTCCAAAAGAAGATGCATTTATTCACAGAAATGGCCGTACTGCCCGCATGCATGCTTCCGGGCAGGGTCACTTGATCTTGGCTGAAGATGAAGATTTTCCAGAATACTTGGATGAAAAGCGCATGGAGGAAGTGGAGATAGATGAAACCATTGCTTCCGAGCCAACCGGATTTTCTTTACTCTACTTCAGTGCTGGTAAAAAAGATAAAATCAGCAAAGGAGACATTGTCGGCTTCCTGATCAAAATAGGTAAGGCCAACAACGACGATATTGGATTGATTACCATTATGGATTTTGCAAGTTATGTGGCTGTAAAGCGCAATGTAGCACCTAGCTTAGTCAAGAAACTCAATGGAGAAAAGCTGAAAAAATCAAAAGTGAAAGTGGCTGAGGCGAATTGA